The following coding sequences lie in one Polynucleobacter sp. HIN7 genomic window:
- a CDS encoding O-linked N-acetylglucosamine transferase family protein produces MNQNPPPFVIQLFELVKSNKLANNQKLLLEGISKKEGLSYVFELGLLCANNGKINDALLIFESLKTEIKNDERIFYNLGLLYSLQSKLHTAIACYDSAIQIKPNDAASIINKSQLLIQLKKYDEANKSLDEAISIDPSFPEAWSNKGIALNHLERYLEALIAFDKAIKLNPLYSEAYANKSNTLIKLKRHFEAINACEQSIQIQPNFDALLNKGIALNELKKYESAILSFDDTLKIDSRSAVAFFGKGIAFTGLDKDEHAIREFDNALLIDPDYFEALLAKAFTLNKIKKFANAISGFDAALLIDDTSSKAYYGKGAAHVGLAQNDKAQLFFDLALRHDPNFRLAQWAKVFAIIPSILGPKNDVNSIREIFTTEFIKLKNSLISDVNLKSNEIIEIVASTQPFYLAYHNFNNKNILSEYGDLCSKLMGKAVSIQSSPEQNTPRLKIRLGIVSSHFRNHSVWHALTKGMIKNLNREAFEIHLFSTNPYCDKETDFAKENSDSFTIYSHDINAFAQEIVNKKIDFLFYPEIGMDQLTTQLASLRLSPVQLVGWGHPESSGLPTIDYYVSSELFEPPNATYYYSEKLVQLPNLGTYYVDPVNIQSTKDQPLSQFPSDIPVLICPGTPYKYQPDSDWIFANIAKRLGACKFVFFNLEDPLASVLSNRLENEFSKHGLDSKEFISFMPWLDAREFHGLLKSSTAMLDTLHFSGFNTAIQAIGCNLPVVSHDGNFLRGRLGSGILKRIGLRELVAKDSAEYIQLAVRLCQDHSFRKNVKDKIIERKSTLYEDIEPIKAFEAFMINHSLSVK; encoded by the coding sequence GTGAATCAAAACCCACCTCCATTTGTTATTCAACTCTTTGAGCTAGTTAAATCAAATAAGCTTGCTAATAATCAAAAGCTTTTATTGGAGGGAATCTCAAAAAAAGAGGGGCTATCTTATGTTTTTGAATTAGGCCTCCTTTGTGCAAATAATGGAAAAATAAATGATGCATTGCTTATTTTCGAGTCTTTAAAAACCGAAATAAAGAATGATGAAAGAATTTTTTATAACTTGGGACTTTTATATTCACTTCAAAGCAAACTTCATACCGCAATCGCTTGTTATGACTCAGCAATTCAAATAAAACCGAATGATGCAGCAAGTATTATCAACAAAAGTCAATTACTCATCCAATTAAAAAAGTACGATGAGGCGAATAAATCCCTTGACGAAGCAATAAGCATTGATCCCAGCTTTCCTGAGGCATGGTCAAACAAAGGGATTGCCCTCAATCATTTAGAGCGATATTTAGAAGCATTGATAGCTTTTGATAAAGCAATAAAACTAAATCCTTTATATAGCGAGGCTTACGCCAATAAATCGAATACTCTAATCAAGCTTAAGCGGCACTTTGAAGCGATTAATGCATGCGAACAGTCAATTCAAATACAACCTAATTTTGATGCTCTATTAAATAAAGGCATCGCACTAAATGAGCTAAAAAAATATGAGTCAGCAATCTTATCGTTTGATGACACATTAAAAATTGACTCTCGGTCTGCTGTTGCTTTCTTTGGCAAAGGTATTGCATTCACTGGCTTAGATAAGGATGAACATGCAATCCGTGAATTTGATAACGCCCTACTCATTGATCCTGATTATTTTGAGGCATTATTAGCAAAAGCATTTACTCTTAATAAAATAAAAAAATTTGCAAACGCAATTAGTGGTTTTGATGCAGCTTTATTGATTGATGACACCTCTTCGAAAGCTTACTACGGCAAGGGTGCTGCGCACGTTGGCTTAGCACAAAATGATAAGGCTCAATTATTTTTTGATCTTGCCCTAAGGCACGATCCGAATTTTAGGTTGGCGCAGTGGGCAAAAGTATTTGCCATCATTCCCTCTATTTTGGGTCCGAAAAATGATGTCAATTCAATTAGAGAAATTTTCACTACTGAATTCATAAAACTCAAAAACAGCTTGATAAGTGACGTAAATCTTAAGTCAAATGAAATCATTGAGATTGTTGCGTCAACTCAACCTTTTTACCTCGCTTATCACAATTTCAATAACAAGAATATCCTGTCTGAATATGGAGATCTCTGCTCAAAATTGATGGGTAAAGCAGTTTCTATTCAGTCAAGCCCCGAACAAAACACTCCCAGATTAAAAATTAGGCTTGGAATCGTCAGCAGTCATTTCAGAAATCATTCTGTTTGGCATGCACTCACTAAGGGAATGATTAAAAATTTAAATAGGGAGGCCTTTGAGATTCATCTTTTTAGCACCAACCCCTATTGTGATAAGGAAACAGATTTTGCTAAAGAAAATTCGGATTCTTTCACCATTTATTCTCACGACATAAATGCTTTTGCCCAAGAAATTGTTAACAAAAAAATTGATTTTTTGTTCTACCCCGAAATTGGCATGGATCAACTAACCACTCAACTTGCAAGTTTGAGGCTCTCTCCTGTACAGCTGGTTGGATGGGGACATCCGGAGTCAAGTGGCTTGCCCACAATTGACTACTATGTGTCCTCTGAGCTTTTTGAGCCCCCAAATGCCACTTATTATTATTCTGAAAAGCTAGTTCAATTACCGAATCTTGGCACTTACTACGTTGACCCAGTTAATATTCAATCTACAAAGGATCAGCCTCTGTCCCAATTCCCCTCCGATATCCCAGTCCTCATCTGTCCAGGAACGCCCTATAAATATCAACCAGATAGCGATTGGATTTTTGCAAATATAGCGAAACGGTTGGGTGCTTGTAAATTTGTGTTTTTTAACCTTGAAGACCCGCTGGCCAGTGTTTTGAGCAATCGTCTTGAAAATGAATTCAGCAAACATGGTCTTGATTCTAAAGAGTTTATTTCATTCATGCCATGGCTAGACGCGCGTGAGTTTCATGGTTTATTGAAGTCTTCGACGGCGATGCTTGATACCCTTCATTTCTCTGGATTTAATACTGCTATCCAAGCTATCGGATGCAATCTGCCAGTAGTTAGCCATGATGGTAATTTCTTGCGCGGCAGGCTTGGGAGTGGGATATTGAAACGCATTGGACTTAGAGAACTGGTAGCAAAAGATTCAGCAGAATATATTCAGTTAGCAGTAAGGCTGTGCCAAGATCATTCGTTCCGTAAAAATGTTAAAGATAAAATAATTGAACGAAAGTCAACTCTCTATGAGGATATTGAGCCAATTAAAGCGTTTGAGGCTTTCATGATTAACCATTCTCTTAGTGTCAAGTAA